A stretch of Bordetella petrii DNA encodes these proteins:
- a CDS encoding UDP-2,3-diacylglucosamine diphosphatase: protein MNKVALQGPVWLASDVHLGPATPATSEAFLGFLEAAADEAAALLLPGDIFDAWIGDDVIQAAPPWLAAALQGLKRTAARIPLWLGRGNRDFLMGAALADALGARLLPEPVLLETDYGRVLLTHGDEYCTDDAAYQQFRAMVRNPQWQEQFLAKSIPERLAMAQQARGESQAANQMKSAEIMDVNAQAVESAFRAAQVDTIVHGHTHRPARHVLEVDGRRCERWVLPDWDCDHASPPRGGWLVIDRDGLAFYDLDAA, encoded by the coding sequence TTGAATAAGGTCGCGTTGCAGGGCCCGGTCTGGCTGGCCTCCGACGTACACCTGGGGCCGGCCACGCCGGCCACCTCCGAGGCGTTCCTGGGCTTTCTGGAAGCGGCGGCCGACGAGGCCGCCGCCCTGCTGTTGCCGGGCGATATTTTCGACGCCTGGATCGGCGACGATGTCATCCAGGCCGCCCCGCCCTGGCTGGCGGCGGCGCTGCAGGGGCTCAAGCGCACTGCCGCGCGCATCCCGCTATGGCTGGGCCGCGGCAACCGCGACTTCCTGATGGGCGCCGCCCTGGCCGATGCGCTGGGCGCCCGGCTGCTGCCCGAGCCCGTCTTGCTGGAAACCGACTACGGCCGCGTGCTGCTCACGCATGGCGACGAATACTGCACCGACGACGCCGCCTACCAGCAGTTCCGCGCCATGGTGCGCAACCCGCAGTGGCAAGAGCAGTTCCTGGCCAAAAGCATTCCCGAACGCCTGGCCATGGCCCAGCAGGCGCGCGGCGAAAGCCAGGCGGCCAACCAGATGAAGTCGGCCGAGATCATGGATGTGAACGCCCAGGCCGTCGAAAGCGCCTTCCGCGCAGCCCAGGTGGATACCATCGTGCATGGCCATACGCACCGGCCCGCGCGCCACGTGCTCGAAGTCGACGGACGCCGCTGCGAACGCTGGGTGCTGCCCGACTGGGATTGCGACCATGCCAGCCCGCCGCGCGGCGGCTGGCTGGTCATCGACCGCGACGGGCTGGCGTTCTACGACCTGGACGCCGCCTGA
- a CDS encoding undecaprenyl-diphosphate phosphatase gives MTDSTLYLIKAFFLGIIEGLTEFIPVSSTGHLILIGDWINFASSSGKVFEVVIQFGSILAVMWIFRARLWQLIRGTLTGVPAEVSFTRNLLLAFLPAAVVGAIFIRSIKQVFYHPGVVAVTLVLGGLIMLWVERKTHHTPGDAPGAADDTASDERASAHTLEQISWKQALGVGVAQCVAMVPGTSRSGATIIGGMIAGIQRKTATEFSFFLAMPTMLGAATYDLYRNIDLLSQHDLSAIAVGFVAAFISALVVVRAVLRFVSNHTYRGFAWYRIALGIVVAIWLMSK, from the coding sequence GTGACCGACAGCACGCTATACCTGATCAAGGCTTTCTTCCTGGGCATCATCGAAGGGCTGACCGAGTTCATTCCGGTGTCCAGCACCGGCCACCTGATTCTCATCGGCGACTGGATCAACTTCGCCTCGAGCTCGGGCAAGGTGTTCGAAGTGGTGATCCAGTTCGGGTCCATCCTGGCCGTCATGTGGATATTCCGCGCCCGCCTGTGGCAGCTGATACGCGGCACCCTGACCGGCGTGCCGGCCGAAGTGTCCTTCACCCGCAACCTGCTGCTGGCCTTCCTGCCGGCCGCCGTGGTGGGCGCCATTTTCATCAGGAGCATCAAGCAGGTGTTCTACCACCCCGGCGTGGTGGCGGTGACCCTGGTGCTGGGCGGCCTGATCATGCTGTGGGTCGAGCGCAAGACCCATCACACACCGGGCGACGCGCCCGGCGCGGCCGACGACACCGCCTCGGACGAGCGCGCCTCGGCCCATACGCTGGAACAGATCAGCTGGAAGCAGGCCCTGGGGGTGGGCGTGGCGCAGTGCGTGGCCATGGTGCCCGGCACCTCGCGCTCGGGCGCCACCATCATCGGCGGCATGATCGCCGGCATCCAGCGCAAGACGGCCACCGAGTTCTCGTTTTTCCTGGCCATGCCCACCATGCTGGGCGCCGCCACGTACGACCTGTACCGCAATATCGATCTGCTCAGCCAGCACGACCTGTCGGCCATCGCGGTGGGTTTCGTGGCGGCCTTCATCAGCGCGCTGGTAGTGGTGAGGGCGGTGCTGCGGTTCGTGTCCAACCACACCTATCGTGGGTTCGCCTGGTACCGCATCGCGTTGGGCATCGTCGTGGCCATCTGGCTGATGAGCAAATAA
- a CDS encoding DNA-3-methyladenine glycosylase family protein, translated as MPAADIAAAKPHYWEEAVAHLMRRDRILKKLIPQHAEVWLTSRGTPFVTLARAIVGQQISNKAGDALWQRLLDTVGKRPTPAGVLGVRTEALRQAGLSQRKCEYLQDLAAHFGERRVRPEKWAAMDDESVVSELVAIRGIGRWTAEMFLIFNLQRPDVLPLDDLGLLKAISLHYFSGEPVSRFEAREVSSAWQPWRTVATWYLWRSLESKPVLN; from the coding sequence ATGCCCGCCGCCGACATCGCCGCCGCCAAGCCGCACTACTGGGAAGAAGCCGTCGCCCACTTGATGCGGCGCGACCGCATCCTGAAAAAACTCATCCCGCAGCATGCCGAGGTCTGGCTGACTTCGCGCGGCACGCCCTTTGTGACGCTGGCGCGCGCCATCGTGGGCCAGCAGATCTCCAACAAGGCCGGCGACGCCCTGTGGCAGCGCCTGCTCGACACCGTGGGCAAGCGTCCCACGCCGGCCGGGGTGCTGGGGGTGCGCACCGAAGCCCTGCGCCAGGCGGGCCTGTCGCAGCGCAAGTGCGAATACCTGCAAGACCTGGCGGCTCATTTCGGCGAACGCCGCGTGCGCCCCGAAAAATGGGCCGCCATGGACGACGAAAGCGTGGTCTCGGAACTGGTCGCCATCCGCGGCATCGGCCGCTGGACGGCCGAGATGTTCCTGATCTTCAACCTGCAGCGGCCGGACGTCCTGCCGCTGGACGATCTGGGATTGCTCAAGGCAATCTCGCTACACTACTTCAGCGGAGAGCCTGTCTCGCGCTTCGAGGCCCGCGAGGTCTCGTCGGCATGGCAGCCCTGGCGTACCGTGGCAACCTGGTATTTGTGGCGCAGTCTGGAATCGAAGCCGGTTCTGAACTGA
- the cysS gene encoding cysteine--tRNA ligase, producing the protein MLHIYNTLSRTKEPFKPARPGQVRMYVCGMTVYDYCHLGHARMLVAFDVVQRWLRASGLAVDYVRNITDIDDKIIRRAVETGRRIGEVTEYYIAAMHADERALGVQQPDREPRATQYVGQMLDIIGRLEQNGLAYRADDGDVNYAVRGFAGYGKLSGKALDDLRAGERVAVGSAKRDPLDFVLWKAAKADEPDDIKWPSPYGLGRPGWHIECSAMSHALLGLPLDIHGGGPDLKFPHHENEIAQTEGAFGGVLANIWMHCGPLMVDADKMSKSLGNFRTIRQTIAQGEAPADQAEYAANPREAEMLRFFIVRNHYRSPQNYTPDNLADAQNALDRLYQALLNVAPDDAGLDWNEPQAQAFKAAMDDDFNTSGAVAALFELASDANRSRSARSAGQLKALAALLGLLQQDPARYFQCATRYSAAGLAQAAAPAASLDAAQIETLVAARAAAKQARDYAQADRIRAQLREAGVELDDKPGGQTQWRRA; encoded by the coding sequence ATGCTGCACATCTACAACACGTTGTCGCGTACCAAAGAACCTTTCAAGCCGGCCCGGCCCGGCCAGGTGCGCATGTACGTGTGCGGCATGACCGTCTACGACTACTGCCACCTGGGCCATGCGCGCATGCTGGTGGCGTTCGACGTGGTGCAGCGCTGGCTGCGCGCCAGCGGCCTGGCGGTCGACTACGTGCGCAACATTACCGACATCGACGACAAGATCATCCGGCGCGCGGTCGAAACCGGCCGCCGCATCGGCGAGGTCACTGAATACTATATCGCCGCCATGCACGCCGACGAGCGCGCGCTGGGCGTGCAGCAGCCCGACCGCGAGCCGCGCGCCACGCAGTACGTCGGCCAGATGCTCGACATCATCGGCCGGCTCGAACAGAACGGGCTGGCCTACCGGGCCGACGACGGCGACGTCAACTACGCGGTGCGCGGTTTCGCCGGATACGGCAAGCTGTCGGGCAAGGCGCTCGACGACCTGCGCGCCGGCGAGCGCGTGGCGGTGGGTTCGGCCAAGCGCGACCCGCTCGATTTCGTGCTCTGGAAAGCCGCCAAGGCCGACGAGCCCGACGACATCAAGTGGCCTTCGCCGTACGGCCTGGGCCGGCCCGGCTGGCACATCGAATGCTCGGCCATGAGCCATGCCCTGCTAGGCCTGCCGCTCGACATCCACGGCGGCGGCCCCGACCTGAAATTCCCGCACCACGAAAACGAAATCGCCCAGACCGAAGGGGCGTTCGGCGGCGTGCTGGCCAATATCTGGATGCACTGCGGCCCGCTGATGGTCGACGCCGACAAAATGTCGAAGTCGCTGGGCAACTTCCGCACCATCCGCCAGACCATCGCCCAGGGCGAGGCGCCGGCCGACCAGGCCGAATACGCCGCCAACCCGCGCGAAGCCGAGATGCTGCGGTTCTTCATCGTGCGCAATCACTACCGCAGCCCGCAGAACTACACGCCCGACAACCTGGCCGACGCGCAGAACGCCCTCGACCGCCTGTATCAGGCCCTGCTGAACGTCGCGCCCGACGACGCCGGCCTCGACTGGAACGAACCGCAGGCGCAGGCCTTCAAGGCCGCCATGGACGACGATTTCAACACCTCGGGGGCGGTGGCCGCACTGTTCGAGCTGGCTTCCGACGCCAACCGGTCGCGCAGCGCGCGCAGCGCCGGCCAGCTCAAGGCCCTGGCCGCGCTGCTGGGGCTGCTGCAGCAAGATCCGGCGCGCTATTTCCAGTGCGCCACCCGGTACTCGGCGGCGGGGCTGGCCCAGGCGGCCGCGCCGGCGGCGTCGCTGGACGCCGCCCAGATCGAGACCCTGGTCGCTGCGCGCGCGGCCGCCAAGCAGGCGCGCGACTATGCCCAGGCCGACCGCATCCGCGCCCAGCTGCGCGAAGCCGGCGTCGAGCTCGACGACAAGCCCGGCGGCCAGACACAATGGCGCCGCGCCTGA
- a CDS encoding peptidylprolyl isomerase produces the protein MSTTPRVKLQTNQGAIVITLDAEKAPKTVENFLSYVKSGFYDGTIFHRVIDGFMIQGGGFEPGLKQKPTQAPIENEANNGLKNDKYTVAMARTSDPHSATAQFFINVADNDFLNFTAPTPNGWGYAVFGKITEGTDVVDKIKGVKTGNSGFHQNVPVEDVIIEKAEILE, from the coding sequence ATGAGCACCACTCCCCGCGTCAAACTGCAGACCAACCAGGGCGCCATCGTCATTACCCTGGATGCGGAGAAAGCGCCCAAGACCGTCGAGAACTTCCTCAGCTACGTCAAGAGCGGCTTCTATGACGGCACCATTTTCCACCGCGTCATCGACGGCTTCATGATCCAGGGCGGCGGCTTCGAGCCCGGCCTGAAGCAGAAGCCCACCCAGGCGCCCATCGAGAACGAGGCCAACAACGGCCTGAAGAACGACAAGTACACGGTGGCCATGGCCCGCACCAGCGACCCGCACTCGGCCACCGCGCAGTTCTTCATCAACGTCGCCGACAACGATTTCCTGAATTTCACCGCCCCCACGCCCAACGGCTGGGGCTATGCCGTGTTCGGCAAGATCACCGAAGGCACCGACGTGGTCGACAAGATCAAGGGCGTGAAAACCGGCAACAGCGGCTTCCACCAGAACGTGCCGGTCGAAGACGTGATCATCGAGAAGGCCGAGATCCTTGAATAA
- a CDS encoding inositol monophosphatase family protein — protein MHPMLNIAIKAARRAGTIINRASLDLERLSVARKGPRDYVTEVDRASEESIVETLRAAYPDHAVLGEEYGLQGPEQAEFQWIIDPLDGTTNFIHGLPNYAVSIALTQRGQVTQAVVYDPSRNELFTASRGSGTFLNDRRVRVSGRSRYSEALLGAHWPKSGDIDAGGGRFRQLTEGSTGVRRLGSTVLDLAYVAAGRLDGFCGVRLKPWDLAAGSLLVQEAGGLVGDFDGEQGWLDSGNVLAGSPKIFTQMLAALQPRQD, from the coding sequence ATGCACCCGATGCTCAATATCGCCATCAAGGCGGCCCGGCGTGCCGGCACCATCATCAACCGTGCCAGCCTGGATTTGGAACGACTCAGCGTGGCTCGCAAGGGGCCGCGCGATTATGTCACGGAAGTCGACCGCGCCTCGGAAGAGTCCATTGTCGAAACCCTGCGCGCCGCCTACCCCGACCACGCCGTGCTGGGCGAAGAATACGGGCTGCAGGGCCCCGAGCAGGCCGAATTCCAGTGGATCATCGATCCGCTCGACGGTACCACCAATTTCATCCACGGCCTGCCCAACTATGCCGTGTCCATCGCGCTGACGCAGCGCGGCCAGGTCACGCAGGCGGTCGTCTACGATCCGTCCCGCAACGAACTGTTCACCGCCAGCCGCGGCAGCGGCACGTTCCTGAACGACCGCCGCGTGCGGGTGTCGGGCCGCTCGCGCTACAGCGAGGCCCTGCTGGGGGCGCACTGGCCCAAGTCGGGCGACATCGACGCCGGCGGCGGGCGCTTCCGCCAGCTGACCGAAGGCAGCACCGGCGTGCGCCGCCTGGGCTCCACCGTGCTCGACCTGGCCTACGTGGCCGCCGGGCGGCTCGACGGCTTCTGCGGCGTGCGCCTCAAGCCCTGGGACCTGGCGGCGGGCAGCCTGCTGGTGCAGGAAGCCGGCGGCCTGGTGGGCGACTTCGACGGCGAGCAGGGCTGGCTCGATTCCGGCAACGTGCTGGCCGGCAGCCCCAAGATCTTCACCCAGATGCTGGCTGCCCTGCAGCCCAGGCAAGACTGA
- a CDS encoding Bug family tripartite tricarboxylate transporter substrate binding protein, giving the protein MTKGQKPRLLRHAVTLLAGALGALALGANAQAAYPDKPVHIVVGFSAGGTTDVIARIMAKELTQELKQSFVVENKPGAGSNIATDYVKRADPDGYTLLFVAVTSAINQTLYKNISFDLTKDFAPVALGAKVPNILVVNPQVPVKSVKELVDYAKANPGKLAFASSGSGTSIHMAGELFKLRAGLDVLHVPYKGSAPAVTDLIGGQVQFMFDNMPSSWPHVKGGKLRALAVTTAKRSPTAPDLPTMQESGFDKFDVSSWFGLIAPAGTPPEVIEKLNAVIVKAQDNPEVQKAFAGLGAVGEKTTPAEFGAFIKSEVENWAPVVKASGAQVD; this is encoded by the coding sequence ATGACCAAAGGTCAGAAACCGCGCTTGCTGCGCCACGCCGTAACGCTGCTCGCGGGCGCCTTGGGCGCGCTTGCGCTCGGCGCCAATGCCCAGGCGGCCTATCCGGACAAGCCCGTGCACATCGTGGTCGGCTTTTCGGCAGGCGGCACCACCGATGTGATCGCCCGCATCATGGCCAAAGAACTCACCCAGGAACTGAAGCAGTCGTTCGTGGTCGAGAACAAGCCCGGCGCCGGCAGCAACATCGCCACCGACTACGTGAAGCGCGCCGATCCCGACGGCTACACGCTGCTGTTCGTGGCCGTTACCAGCGCCATCAACCAGACGCTGTACAAGAACATCTCGTTCGACCTGACCAAAGACTTCGCGCCGGTGGCGCTGGGCGCCAAGGTGCCCAACATCCTGGTGGTCAACCCCCAGGTGCCCGTGAAATCGGTGAAAGAACTGGTCGACTACGCCAAGGCCAACCCCGGCAAGCTGGCGTTCGCCTCGTCCGGCAGCGGCACGTCCATCCACATGGCGGGCGAACTGTTCAAGCTGCGCGCCGGCCTCGACGTGCTGCACGTGCCTTACAAGGGCAGCGCCCCGGCCGTTACCGACCTGATCGGCGGCCAGGTGCAGTTCATGTTCGACAACATGCCGTCGTCGTGGCCCCACGTGAAGGGCGGCAAGCTGCGCGCCCTGGCGGTTACCACGGCCAAGCGCTCGCCCACCGCCCCCGATCTGCCCACCATGCAGGAATCGGGTTTCGACAAATTCGACGTGTCGTCCTGGTTCGGCCTGATCGCGCCGGCCGGCACGCCGCCGGAAGTCATCGAAAAGCTCAACGCCGTGATCGTCAAGGCGCAGGACAACCCCGAAGTGCAGAAAGCCTTCGCGGGCCTGGGCGCCGTGGGCGAGAAGACCACGCCGGCCGAGTTCGGCGCCTTCATCAAGTCCGAAGTCGAGAACTGGGCCCCCGTGGTCAAGGCCTCGGGCGCGCAAGTCGACTGA
- a CDS encoding TerC family protein, protein MEWLLDPAAWVGLLTLVVLEIVLGIDNLIFIAILADKLPPSQRDRARIVGLSLALLMRLGLLSVMSWLVTLTAPLFSIGPMTFSGRDLILLVGGLFLLFKGTLELHERLEGSQGVQASGPRVYASFWVIVTQIVVLDAVFSLDSVITAVGMVDHLAIMMIAVSVAIGIMLLASKPLTRFVNAHPTVVVLCLGFLLMIGFSLLAEAFGFKVPKGYLYAAIGFSVAIELLNQVARRNLLRLDATRPMRERTAGAVLRMLGKRPPDSEEVAASSADQPAVPAFGVEERNMVSGVLTLAERSIRSIMTPRTDVSWINIDDDAETIRRQLTEAPHSFFPICRGSLDEVIGIGRAKDLVADLITDGQVRRNRLRDPIIVHESIGILRLMDTLKRSRGQLVLVADEFGAIEGLVTPIDVFEAIAGEFPDEDELPDITAEQDDVWKIDGAADLHHVEQVLETEGLIDDSQDYSTLAGYLLARFGHLPQPGDSCEYDGSHHHFRFEVLELDGRRIASVRVERMPLAPAEAEAEADSH, encoded by the coding sequence ATGGAGTGGCTGCTGGACCCCGCCGCGTGGGTCGGCCTGCTTACCCTGGTCGTCCTTGAAATCGTCCTGGGGATCGACAACCTGATCTTCATCGCCATCCTGGCTGACAAGCTGCCCCCCTCGCAGCGCGACCGCGCGCGCATCGTGGGCCTGTCCCTGGCACTGCTGATGCGCCTGGGCCTGCTGTCGGTCATGTCCTGGCTGGTCACCCTGACCGCACCGCTGTTTTCCATCGGCCCCATGACATTCTCGGGCCGCGACCTGATCCTGCTGGTCGGGGGGCTGTTCCTGCTGTTCAAGGGCACGCTCGAGCTGCACGAGCGCCTGGAGGGCAGCCAGGGCGTGCAAGCCTCGGGCCCGCGCGTGTACGCCAGCTTCTGGGTCATCGTCACGCAGATCGTCGTGCTCGACGCCGTGTTTTCGCTGGACTCCGTCATTACCGCGGTGGGCATGGTCGATCACCTGGCCATCATGATGATCGCGGTTTCGGTGGCCATCGGCATCATGCTGCTGGCGTCCAAGCCGCTGACCCGCTTCGTCAATGCGCATCCCACCGTGGTGGTGCTGTGCCTGGGCTTCCTGCTGATGATCGGCTTTTCGCTGCTGGCCGAGGCTTTCGGCTTCAAGGTGCCCAAGGGCTACCTGTATGCCGCCATCGGCTTCTCGGTGGCCATCGAGCTGCTCAACCAGGTGGCGCGGCGCAACCTGCTGCGGCTGGACGCCACCCGCCCCATGCGCGAGCGCACGGCCGGCGCCGTGCTGCGCATGCTGGGCAAGCGCCCGCCCGACAGCGAAGAAGTCGCCGCTTCCAGCGCCGACCAGCCCGCCGTGCCGGCCTTCGGCGTGGAAGAGCGCAACATGGTCAGCGGCGTGCTGACGCTGGCCGAGCGCTCCATCCGTTCCATCATGACGCCGCGCACCGATGTGTCCTGGATCAATATCGACGACGACGCCGAGACCATCCGCCGCCAGCTCACCGAGGCCCCGCACAGCTTCTTCCCGATCTGCCGCGGCTCGCTGGACGAGGTCATCGGCATCGGCCGCGCCAAAGACCTGGTGGCCGACCTGATCACCGACGGGCAGGTGCGCCGCAACCGCCTGCGCGACCCGATCATCGTGCACGAGTCCATCGGCATCCTGCGGCTGATGGACACCTTGAAGCGCTCGCGCGGCCAATTGGTGCTGGTGGCCGATGAGTTCGGCGCCATCGAAGGCCTGGTGACGCCCATCGACGTGTTCGAGGCCATTGCCGGCGAATTCCCCGACGAGGACGAACTGCCCGACATCACTGCCGAGCAGGACGACGTCTGGAAGATCGACGGCGCGGCCGACCTGCACCATGTCGAGCAGGTGCTGGAAACCGAGGGCCTGATCGACGACTCGCAAGACTACTCCACTCTGGCCGGCTACCTGCTGGCCCGTTTCGGGCATCTTCCCCAGCCGGGCGACAGTTGCGAGTACGATGGTTCGCACCATCATTTCCGCTTCGAAGTGCTCGAGCTCGACGGCCGCCGCATCGCATCGGTGCGGGTCGAGCGCATGCCGCTCGCGCCCGCCGAGGCCGAAGCCGAGGCCGACAGCCATTAA
- a CDS encoding tetratricopeptide repeat protein translates to MTINRLSRNILLVSALAALPGGAVLGQSMGGGSSLPNDRSSTLTKLDPPPPERGWKALANLLEALKPGVDTRLDPTPSQITAHIERLLNGGKNQEALELIEKRLAETEGQRGTDVQLMFQHARALAALGRTAEAIAMYTDMTTRYPELPEPWNNLAALYAKQGDLDQAHEALEMALRANPNYPEARANMGDIQLMMALRTYRNAANQGVPGMQAKAREIENLLKESQQR, encoded by the coding sequence GTGACCATCAACCGCCTGTCCCGCAATATCCTGTTGGTATCGGCGCTGGCCGCCCTGCCGGGCGGCGCCGTGCTGGGCCAGTCGATGGGCGGCGGCAGCAGCCTGCCCAACGACCGCAGCTCCACGCTCACCAAGCTCGACCCGCCGCCCCCCGAACGCGGCTGGAAGGCGCTGGCCAACCTGCTCGAAGCCCTCAAGCCGGGGGTCGACACCCGCCTCGATCCGACGCCCTCGCAGATCACCGCCCACATCGAACGCCTGCTCAACGGCGGCAAGAACCAGGAAGCCCTGGAACTTATCGAAAAGCGCCTGGCCGAAACCGAAGGCCAGCGCGGCACCGACGTCCAGCTGATGTTCCAGCATGCGCGCGCCCTGGCCGCGCTGGGCCGCACCGCCGAAGCCATCGCCATGTATACCGACATGACGACGCGCTATCCCGAACTGCCCGAGCCCTGGAATAATCTGGCTGCCCTGTACGCCAAGCAGGGCGACCTGGACCAGGCCCACGAGGCGCTGGAAATGGCCTTGCGCGCCAATCCCAACTACCCCGAGGCGCGCGCCAACATGGGCGACATCCAGCTGATGATGGCGCTGCGCACCTACCGCAATGCTGCGAACCAGGGCGTGCCCGGCATGCAGGCCAAGGCACGTGAAATCGAAAACCTGCTGAAGGAAAGCCAACAACGATGA
- a CDS encoding acetyl-CoA carboxylase carboxyltransferase subunit alpha, with translation MRNTFLEFEQPLSELENKIEQLRYVQADSAVDISDEIGRLQQKSQTLAKEIYGKLTPWQTALVARHPQRPYTLDYVREMFTDFHELHGDRMYADDQSIVGGLARFNGASCMVIGHQKGRDTKERAARNFGMPRPEGYRKALRLMRLAEKFNLPVFTFIDTPGAYPGVGAEERGQSEAIGHNLYAMAELKVPVIATVIGEGGSGGALAIAVGNAVLMLQYATYSVISPEGCASILWRSADKASDAAEALAITAPRLKDLGLIDRVVNEPVGGAHRDPRVMARLLRRALGDALRQFRGMTPDELIEQRMQRLLSYGKFQEVRA, from the coding sequence ATGCGCAATACATTCCTTGAATTCGAACAACCGTTGTCCGAGCTTGAAAACAAGATCGAGCAGCTGCGCTATGTACAGGCCGATTCTGCGGTAGACATTTCCGACGAGATCGGCCGCCTGCAGCAGAAAAGCCAGACCCTGGCCAAGGAAATCTACGGCAAGCTCACGCCCTGGCAGACCGCCCTGGTGGCGCGCCACCCGCAGCGGCCCTACACGCTGGACTACGTGCGCGAGATGTTCACCGACTTCCACGAACTGCACGGCGACCGCATGTACGCCGACGACCAGTCCATCGTGGGCGGCCTGGCGCGCTTCAACGGCGCTTCGTGCATGGTCATCGGCCACCAGAAGGGCCGCGACACCAAAGAGCGCGCCGCGCGCAACTTCGGCATGCCGCGCCCCGAGGGCTACCGCAAGGCGCTGCGCCTGATGCGGCTGGCCGAGAAATTCAACCTGCCGGTGTTCACCTTCATCGACACCCCGGGCGCCTATCCCGGCGTGGGCGCCGAAGAACGCGGCCAGTCCGAAGCCATCGGCCACAACCTGTACGCCATGGCCGAGCTCAAGGTGCCCGTCATCGCCACCGTCATCGGCGAAGGCGGCTCGGGCGGGGCCCTGGCCATTGCCGTGGGCAATGCCGTGCTGATGCTGCAGTACGCCACTTATTCGGTCATTTCGCCCGAGGGCTGCGCGTCCATCCTGTGGCGCAGCGCCGACAAGGCCTCCGACGCCGCCGAGGCGCTGGCCATTACCGCGCCGCGCCTGAAAGACCTGGGCCTGATCGACCGCGTCGTCAACGAACCCGTGGGCGGCGCGCACCGCGACCCGCGCGTCATGGCGCGCCTGCTGCGCCGGGCCCTGGGCGACGCGCTGCGGCAGTTCCGCGGCATGACGCCCGACGAGCTCATCGAGCAGCGCATGCAGCGCCTGCTGTCCTACGGCAAGTTCCAGGAAGTTCGCGCCTGA
- a CDS encoding RNA methyltransferase: protein MTQAFSRVQFIMVQPSHPGNVGSAARAIKTMGFADLVLVEPRYPDMTTQPEAVALASGATDVLQRARVCATLEEALAPVTLAFALTARVRDLGPPPCDIRQAAGLASQHLAAPGSGCAAVVLGTERAGLTNAQIALCQRICHIPANPEYSSLNVAQALQLAAWELRYALLQADGAALLPPSAAHQPDPGAALATGEAVQAFLAHWQEALVHVQFLDPAHPKKLMPRMRHLFSRSALTRDEIDMLRGVCTAMLRKK from the coding sequence ATGACTCAAGCATTTTCACGTGTCCAGTTCATCATGGTACAGCCCAGCCACCCCGGAAACGTGGGTTCTGCGGCCCGGGCCATCAAGACCATGGGCTTTGCCGACCTGGTGCTGGTCGAGCCCCGCTACCCGGACATGACCACGCAGCCCGAGGCGGTGGCCCTGGCCAGCGGCGCCACCGACGTGCTGCAGCGGGCCCGGGTCTGCGCCACCCTGGAAGAGGCCCTGGCCCCGGTGACGCTGGCCTTTGCGCTGACGGCCCGGGTGCGCGACCTGGGGCCCCCGCCCTGTGACATCCGCCAGGCCGCCGGGCTGGCCAGCCAGCACCTGGCCGCGCCCGGGTCGGGCTGCGCCGCCGTGGTGCTGGGCACCGAGCGGGCCGGCCTGACCAACGCCCAGATTGCCCTGTGCCAGCGCATCTGCCATATCCCGGCCAACCCCGAATACAGTTCGCTGAATGTCGCCCAGGCCCTGCAGCTGGCGGCCTGGGAACTGCGCTACGCCCTGCTGCAGGCCGACGGCGCGGCCCTGCTGCCGCCATCGGCCGCGCACCAGCCCGATCCCGGCGCCGCCCTGGCCACGGGCGAGGCGGTGCAGGCATTCCTGGCGCACTGGCAGGAAGCGCTGGTCCATGTGCAGTTCCTGGATCCGGCCCACCCCAAGAAGCTGATGCCGCGCATGCGCCACCTGTTCAGCCGCAGCGCCCTCACCCGCGACGAAATCGACATGCTGCGGGGCGTTTGCACGGCGATGCTGCGCAAAAAGTAA